The window TAATCAGGAAAATGTGCTGGCTGAATCAAGGATGATGGTTCCCGATTGTCACAAGCGTCTAGAGGTCGCCTTAGCTGATCTGAAAGAAGCCCTGGTATCAATGATCATTACCTTCACTTTTCATTCTTCCCTTTCTTGCCCTTCTTAGGAGAGCTTGAATGAAGGTTATGTGAGTAAAcattttttcatcttcttcatctccaGGCTGACCTGGAAAAATCAACAGAAGAGAAAGGTCCCGAGTTCGATGATGCTCGGAGTACAATCAACGATATTGAAAGTTTTCTAAAGCCAACAGAGGAATAATTGTGAGTTTGTCACCGCCTGATTGTTTTCAGAAGTTATAATTCAAACTATTGCATTACTGTATTAGTTCTCAAATGTTTGGTTTTTGGATGTTATGATTATACTTTGGAAAGAGTTTCTTCTTCTGTTCTTCATTACTATCACCAAAGTGTAAGACTAAACTCTTCTCCTGGATGTtgtgttttaaaatattttgatggCGTTTACCCAAATTTAAAGGAATAGATTTCTAAATATATGCCAACAGCAATCGAATACATTTGCTTGTTGAATGAGTTCTACGTAAGCATTAATGATGATTAATACGAAGTTTGGTAACTAAAGTAAATGTACTATTAATTATTAATCAGAAGTCAATGACCATGGGTAGGCCTAGTTGCCAAAGAAAAAAGTGAATAAACTTTCTAAAAGAATGATTTCAATGCCTCTAGCCTATATTCTATAATACAATGTGAAATTGATAGTACAAATTTGGTAACCTATAAGTAGGATTCACTTTGAGATATTATAATTCTTGACTATTGTTATTatcttttttaagaaataatTCATTGTTGTTGAGTTAGGTGACTTTCATGATATTGGATGCAGTACACGTGTATCTTAGATCACTTAATCACAATTATTAAAAAGTATAGTGATTAAGCCAAAGTTGGCGTGGATATTATTGTTTAATTGCcacttatttgtttttttttttttggttaaattaGAACATAATATATAACTCCAAAATCTTCCAAGAACTTTAAAAGCAATGTTTAAATTATAGGGGCTAAATGgtcaattaaaaataatatagttCAAATACAACTAATCTCATGAACATAAGAGTAGATAACCAAACAAAACTCAAGAAATTTGTTGAATTCAAGAACTTAAtgtaatttaaaagaaatatgaCCATGAGGATTAGGTGGTTTTTGGTGAGTTGAACTCATTTGATAACTAcgtcaacaaaaaaatatttgaagcttttcttttctttcttttaaaacaagTTAATACAATTCAATTGTTATCCGTTACTTTTGAATCAAGAACCATGACCTCAAGAGATAGATTGTTTTAAGGTATAATTGAAATGATGTCGATCAAATAAGTACAAGAGGAATGTAGGACAAGTACAAGAGGAATGTAGGAAAGGGACCGATGGAATAAGGACTAGGGAAAGGAGGGGCTGAACTTGCTCCCCTCGACCTTGGAGGCTTTGATCCTTGGCTTCGGAGGTCACACTGTGTGCCTTTCCGATTCCAGAAGGCTTACTTCTCATATGCTACGATCCAAAACTCCTTGATCGGCCTGAATTTGTATTTCCTAATTTCTTTTGAATTCGGAATTCCAAATCCACTCCTTTATCAATAAGAGGTCGTAGGCATCACCCAGGATAAAATATTTCATACACTTTCTCTAACCCTTTTCTAAATAATGACAAACACTACACTTATGTTCTCTTTTTACTTATAGGTCATAGTGATAATGACAAGCACCAAACCAGTGTTTTATCTTTTTGCTTATAGGTCATAGTCAAATATACGTGAAGGTCGAGAGAGTTTCCTTGTCTGAATTTTGCCATTTACgacaattattattgttattatttttatatatatttagtgAACTTCCATTGACGACAGAGATGAAAAAGTGGCGTTTTGCTTCTTTTTTTACTTTCGTTTTTTCTCCTTTTAACTTTCCTTCCTTCCAAATAATCTTATGTTCTGGGAATTGAAAAGAATAAGTAATTAAATTGGGTCTATAAAGATAACAAAGGATATGATGGAGCCTAGAAGGTAAGATAAGATGCAAGAGACATCACCTTTTGCTGTACAAAATGCCAAATTTTATAGCCTTGAGAGATAAATTCATACAAATGTATCCCCATCTTTGTTTATGTTTCTTACACATCAATTTTACCTTAaacagtttttttttctttggctttttccttttcctttcccttGTCTCCCTATGAATGCCGAGGCGTTCTCCTAATCTTCCTTCGGAACGGCCTACATGCCTCAATGCTGAGATCAACTGCAGCTGCAAGCGCCATGAAAATAGCAGCATCTTCTATACATGTCACGTGTCGCATTGCGAGTTGAACCGTTGGCTTACTGCTTCTTCCTTCCCCTTGTACTCTGCAACTCATGACAAAGCCTCCAACCACTTGGCCTAATGCTGCAAAGTCTCCACTGCTCTGTGGACTCGGTATTGGACTTGTTGCTGCTCGCAATTGTTTGTCGGTGTCTATAAAGAATTCCCCGCCTTTCTCGGCATTGATATGGATCTCAGACATGAGAAGCTCACCTCCCTCTTGGGCTTCAGAGAGAAGGTGAAAGCGACAGCAGACAGTGTCTCTAATCCCACGCTCGCGCCACGCCTCGAGCTTTCCCCATGGCTGCCAACTTTCAGGTATGCAAACATCAGGACGAACAATCAGCCAGGACCCGGGGTTTGACCTGGCAACCCAATCGCAACCTGTTGATGGCACAAAGGGAGTAGTTATGAAGGCTGCTGCAACAGCCGAGCCAGAAAGATCATGTATCTTCACCTTCCAGCCTTTTCTTTCTCTTCGCTCGACCTCAAGATCCGAGCCATCACCAAGACCTGACCAATAGTTGCTCAAGGAATCCGCCTGGGATAccctattaattaatttcaaccGTCAAAGATTGAGTCCCACATGAAGAAAAGCAAAGCAGTGTTCAAAAAAGGCAATGCCATATTGCAgaaatacaaaatttttaaCAGAAGAAAGATTCCTCTAGTTTTGTGTGAATTGCATCACCTGTCTCGACTAAATTTGCAACTGAAGATCGGCTGCTTGATTGAGCCTTGAAGCTGGACGATTTGGGGGCTTGATCTAGTAACATCTTGGAACTGAAAAACATATCTTGGATCAGGATCTAGTTTAACTCTCAAATGAAGCTCTGCTCCATGTCTTCCATTCTCATTCTTGCTTTTGCCAAtgcctatccacccattaaaaAGAATGACTGGCTTCCCATCACCCCACTCAGGACTGACGTCCAGTTTAAACGTCCCGATCAGCTGCCTTTTGATCCCAACACCACAGTGGGATCCCTTCCTTCCCGAGAAGACAGATATTTCAAGACAGGCATGGGTGTTGTAGAAGCAGCCAGGTGCCAGTAATGCTTTCAGATCGGACTCTTCAAGATAGAAGCTTGAGGCAATGACATGAGAGTCAGGTATTGCTTCAGGAGACGGGACTAGAGGGATTGAAGATGTCTGCATAGGGAAACCCCGAAGACGAATTTCACACGAACACGGAGAAGAGAAAGCATTGACTCCAGGTTTTGTAGAGTTTAGAGAAGTTCCTGGGATTCTCAATCCCAATGATCCAATTGACAACCTAATAAACGCCTGAGGATCCATTCCGGTCACAATTTTTTGTCCATTTGATAGATCATTAATATTTCGACAAGCTCAAGTGTCCTAAACCAACAAGAAAACAATAATCAGAAACAAAAGTAACTGACATATTGCTTGATAGTCCTTGTTTCTGTAATGAATTTGGGTAATATTTGGGCTTTAAAATACAAAAGACAAGAAAGACGAGAATTGTCCATCAAAGTTCAACTATCAAACGGAAAAACATCAATCTATTGATCAATTAAGCATAGCAGAGACATCTTCAACATCAAACATATATCTGTTAAGACacttgaatgaaattaatttagAAAGAACGATGAGCTTTCCCAAACCAGACATAACTATAATGGTAGAGAATAAGAAATGCTTTAGCACTAGGAAAGTCAGATGCTTTAACCCATAAATAATCATATTTGGAGCATTAAACAGTCTGTTTAGCATGGAGATTCTTGAGTCCAAATCTCAATTGACAATGAGGAGAACACTTGTAGAAGGAAAAAAGGCATATTAACTTGACTTCTAGTTTAAGATCAAAATGGACCATATTCTCAATTGGTTTTTGGTTAAACTACTTTTCCTTTTAAAGATCAACTCTCGTCCCTTTGTAAGATGATGTATTGAATTTTACACTTTCTTCCATTTCTGCAATTTCTAAAATAATACTATTTGTAAACACAGTAACTAaatcaaaagaggaaaaaagaaaaacaaaatcatgTATTCCTCTGCTTCATCAGGGTTCTTAAACAAGTAGAAAAATATACCTTATATAGACAATCGTCTCAATCCTAAAGAATTGATATTTGATCGGtccactttttttctttttgcttcccTATTCACTTCTGGTAGAGTaaagaatgaaaagaataataattcaATACTTTCGAAAGCATTTAACACTGAAGATGCGATAAAGGAAAAATAAGGATGAATAGAGCTATGCCCAAATTTCAAGTTGTAGTTTACTCACAATAACTATTCAATTTCAGTTTTTTACTTTTAGCTTGTTACTCACAACAACTTCATTTTGTAATCCACTTTTAGAAAACGTTTTAAACAAAATCCTAGCCAGATCCTAGTAACTAAAGTATTCAAAAAGTGTCTCagaaaaagttgaaaaacaaaacaaagaaactttAAAGCAAAGAAGTctacttttttaaaaacataacTGTTGTCCATGGAGCTTAGCTTTCAAATTCTCCAATAACTAAAAGTCTCCTGTCTGAAACTCAACTTCACTTCCAGACTCTAAACTTCTTTTTAAGTTACTGCGACTTAAAAAACTGTAGAAAGTTTGATGATAAACGAAGCAAAAGTATACAACACAAACAAATTCAGTTGGGAAGAACAAGCAGCAAAGCAAACACATGAGTGAATCCATCAATTTTAATCCACTCAAAGAACTCATAAAAGCAAAAAGAGCCAAATTCACAGTCATGAACACAAAACCCACCTAATACTTTTGACAAGTAAAGCAGAAACTAAAAAAGCAAACAACCCACAAAAAGCATTCATGAGAAAAAGAAGATTGGTAACAAAAGAAAGCAGCCAAAAAGATAAACCAAtcccaaaaaagaaagaaaaaaataaaccaaGCTACAATGACTTGATTTCTACAAACCTTGTGATTAGTTGCCAGGTAGAAACAGTACTGCAATGCTCCACAAAAGGCGAAGCAGCCGAAATTCCTGAAGAAGAAAAACAGCAACATTTCCCCCAAACTCAAATAATCCCACTTCCCCCTCACTTTCCCTCTAAATTTCTCTCTAAATGTGAAAGGATGAATGTTCTTAGAGATCTAACAAGAAGCTATTAAAAAAGAACAAACCCCAATCCCCATAGCAGCAAAAGTCTTGAATGTCACGTAGAAGAAGACTTCACAGATCACGAGATTGCCTCACAAACCCCGAAATAAACCAAACCCAGAAAAGGAAACTCCCTATTTCCCTCTCTTTCTCACTGAAATCGGGAAGAGAAATTTATAATAAACCCTTTTTCCCTCTCTGAAATCTGCATTATTTGTCACGAAATAGACGGAGAAATTtaagggaagaagaagagaaagggtggttttgtttaattttctcAAAAAACCAAACAGTTGAATTAATTCGAATAAAGAAAGAGATGGGTACGGGGTAATAATACCAACCCCTTTTGATTTTcagaagaaacaagaacaaaacAGAGAGAAATAAGCGATAAAATTGAggtgaaattttttttttttggaaagaccccaataaagaaaagggaaaatttTTACTCTGATTTTTGGAGTTTTGAACGTCACTGTTGAGTTGGAAAAGAAGAGAGGAATAGTGGAaagtggaagaagaaagaaaaaaaaaaaaaaaaaagcgatggaaagagagagaaatcgtgGAAACAGCTGTAACCAATTTGGCTTATCAGAGAAGAGCATattgctgttgttgttgttgttgttgttgtttgttTGTTGATGTTCTTCCTTCATAAATCATTAAATtatgaagaagaaataaataaaatcaaaagaatattggaattaaaaaaagagagaaagattgagaaatgtgaaaaaagaaagagaaaaaaaggatTAGGATCGCTATCCATAATACATGTGCCTGACTTCATCTTCTCAACTGTTCTCATCCCAAATGCCACTCTTGCATTTATCATTCCTTCTTATCATTATTACTACTgcaaattatataaaatacccTTATATTTTGTAAAACATGAGAAATCATCTTAGGAAGAAGTCTACTAAGTCCGAACAAGTGAAGAACACTATGATAAACTTTAAAGGTTTGAGTAAAGTCGAATTGCTAAATAAACATCGTATAGTAAAAAAAGACGAGTAGTtatgaacattttttttaagaaaaatgaaaaaaaatctttcTCAATTAatcattttatataattttttaaaatatgaaacCAATAACCTAATAAGGATTTTAATCTTTTgcataatttaatatatataaaaaaattttaaaaaattataccCTGATATTTTCCATAATTTAATCATATTTGATATTAGAGAAGCTTTGATTACATAATTGGTTTAAGTGAGTTTACAAATTTTCGTATGgttgaatttaatttatatgATAAAGTCAAACGGTGAATCtcgatatatattttttcaaatttgatacATGAAAATGGTTAAATATTTAAGTAATggttttgagattttttttgtAGTTAATTAAAAAGATCAACCATAAATCCAATCGAAAGCATTAactttaaaaactaaattactAACTTTTAACATCATAAAAGGGCATGAAACTAAATTTATGTaagttaattaataatttgtttaataacatttatgtttttcgtttttatttctcattttttaaaaaacagaCGTGTTTAATAATCGTTTCCGTTTTTTGTTCCTAAATCTTAAGATCGTTTTTCAAAATTGAGAACAACTTAGAAATTCTAGTTCTGCTTCTATTTTACTTGATTTCatttcttaattttattaaaatcttTAGTGGACCGATTTGTGTGGCGATgttctttaaataatttttgTCCTATAAATCATGGGTTCAACTTCCCAatagttttatatttttttcttcttctttaattaGTATATTTAACATCTCttaatatatttcaaaattttccatttcattaggaatttTTCATGTATTTGTTTAATATAATCGAGTTGAATTTGACATCATTTAATTGTCtcgttattttattatttttttaacttttttttttcagaaactACCCCAAAAGATATTGTTCTTATTTTCACGATCTATCATTCCttaggttaaattataaatttaaccCCCAAAAATTGGTGATAATTAcatgtatttaatttttaaattaacttataaaaattcaaatgattttttttcaaatgtaaatttgcatatatattaataataatattgttgtTAATGTACCTttcaattacattttttttatataaaaaaaaaagtttgaatcgatttctcaaattttaatttaataaaatataaatttttaaaagctcagtcttcaaaatttcaatttaatatCAACAATGTTAACTGGAAGATTACGCAATAAGCctaaataatattaatgaaaATGTACAAATTATACAACAAAGTCTACTAAATTAGGTGAAACTCATTTTATAAGAATTGTCCTTCTTAACCCATATCAAACctatatacatattattagctaaattatataaaatgtaGTATCTTTTAATTTTCCTCATATTATTGCAAAACTTGTGTTATTTTAAGAGCAAATTTACAACCATTTTTGTGTTATGTGTACATTttacataataataaaattattgatgACAAAATCTGCCCAAAAAAATATCTACGAACACTAATCGAAATGCATTAAAAGttgttgttatattttgtaaatactttaatttattttgttatattaaaaaacATCAATTTTAGATATTTTGA is drawn from Cucumis melo cultivar AY chromosome 11, USDA_Cmelo_AY_1.0, whole genome shotgun sequence and contains these coding sequences:
- the LOC103499001 gene encoding tubulin-folding cofactor A, whose amino-acid sequence is MATVKNLKIKTATCKRILKELFSYEKEVEREASKTADMKEKGADPYDLKQQENVLAESRMMVPDCHKRLEVALADLKEALADLEKSTEEKGPEFDDARSTINDIESFLKPTEE
- the LOC103499002 gene encoding uncharacterized protein LOC103499002, which encodes MDPQAFIRLSIGSLGLRIPGTSLNSTKPGVNAFSSPCSCEIRLRGFPMQTSSIPLVPSPEAIPDSHVIASSFYLEESDLKALLAPGCFYNTHACLEISVFSGRKGSHCGVGIKRQLIGTFKLDVSPEWGDGKPVILFNGWIGIGKSKNENGRHGAELHLRVKLDPDPRYVFQFQDVTRSSPQIVQLQGSIKQPIFSCKFSRDRVSQADSLSNYWSGLGDGSDLEVERRERKGWKVKIHDLSGSAVAAAFITTPFVPSTGCDWVARSNPGSWLIVRPDVCIPESWQPWGKLEAWRERGIRDTVCCRFHLLSEAQEGGELLMSEIHINAEKGGEFFIDTDKQLRAATSPIPSPQSSGDFAALGQVVGGFVMSCRVQGEGRSSKPTVQLAMRHVTCIEDAAIFMALAAAVDLSIEACRPFRRKIRRTPRHS